The following proteins come from a genomic window of Anaerobutyricum hallii:
- a CDS encoding rhodanese-like domain-containing protein, producing MFDLISISEAIKQSYASKGLLVDVRSEEAFKKGHLPMAVNIPFTDIMKEKFDIEADFNVEKEQPVFVYCDTGSTSILAARKLDSMGIHAYNVVGGIMFYKGYLEKEKNDLWTMVRTS from the coding sequence TTTGATCTCATTTCGATATCGGAGGCAATAAAGCAGAGTTATGCATCTAAAGGCTTACTTGTCGATGTTCGGTCAGAAGAAGCATTTAAAAAGGGACATTTGCCGATGGCGGTAAATATTCCTTTTACAGATATTATGAAAGAAAAGTTTGATATAGAGGCAGATTTTAATGTAGAAAAAGAACAGCCGGTTTTCGTATATTGTGATACAGGTTCCACAAGTATACTGGCAGCGAGAAAGTTGGATTCTATGGGAATTCACGCATATAATGTCGTTGGCGGGATTATGTTTTATAAAGGATATCTGGAAAAAGAGAAGAATGACTTATGGACGATGGTGCGTACTTCTTGA